The following are encoded in a window of Brevibacillus ruminantium genomic DNA:
- a CDS encoding TatD family hydrolase — protein MLFETHAHLNAPEFDADRDEVIARARENGVSTIVNIGFNAETIPTCLQLVEQYDFIYAVVGWHPQDAKDMTDEHLEWLEELSRHPKVVGLGEMGLDYYWDTSPKDVQAEVFRKQIRLARKLNMPIIIHNRDAHQDVIQILKEEKAAEVGGIMHCFSGSWETAKLALDMNFYISFGGPLTFKNARQPKEVAAKVPLDRLLIETDCPYLTPHPFRGKRNESGYVRYVCEEMANIREMSYEEMAQITTENARRLFRL, from the coding sequence TTGTTATTCGAAACGCACGCGCACCTCAACGCCCCGGAGTTTGACGCAGATCGCGATGAGGTTATCGCTCGCGCCCGGGAAAATGGCGTCAGTACCATCGTCAACATCGGGTTTAATGCCGAGACCATTCCCACCTGCCTGCAGCTCGTCGAGCAGTATGATTTCATCTACGCGGTCGTGGGCTGGCACCCCCAGGATGCCAAAGACATGACCGATGAGCATCTCGAATGGCTGGAGGAGCTGAGCCGCCATCCCAAAGTGGTCGGTCTCGGGGAGATGGGACTGGATTACTACTGGGACACTTCACCGAAGGATGTGCAGGCTGAGGTGTTCCGCAAGCAGATCCGGTTGGCTCGCAAGCTGAATATGCCGATCATCATCCACAATCGGGACGCGCACCAGGATGTCATCCAGATCCTGAAGGAAGAGAAGGCCGCCGAAGTGGGTGGGATCATGCACTGCTTCTCCGGAAGCTGGGAGACAGCCAAGCTGGCTTTGGATATGAATTTCTACATCTCGTTTGGCGGGCCGCTTACGTTCAAAAACGCCAGACAGCCCAAAGAAGTAGCAGCCAAAGTGCCGCTGGACCGACTGCTGATCGAGACCGACTGTCCCTACCTGACGCCTCATCCTTTCCGCGGAAAGCGCAATGAATCCGGCTACGTTCGCTATGTATGCGAGGAGATGGCCAACATTCGCGAGATGTCCTATGAAGAGATGGCGCAGATAACGACTGAGAATGCGCGCCGATTGTTCCGGCTTTAA
- the ispE gene encoding 4-(cytidine 5'-diphospho)-2-C-methyl-D-erythritol kinase: MRISVKAPAKINLTLDVLAKRPDGYHEVEMVMTTVDLADRVDLTLRDDGSISLDCSASFVPDDSRNHAYKAAVLLKERFQVPDGVHVYIDKQIPVAAGLAGGSSDAAAALRGLNQLWKLGLTLDELAEIGAEIGSDVPFCVYGGTAVARGRGEQITHLTSPPPCWIILAKPPIGVSTADVYGNLRVQEIQHHPSTANMLQAIQEQNFSQMCRSLGNVLEEVTLNMHPQVRQIKELMEASGADGVLMSGSGPTVFALVQKEAKVHRIYNALRGFVKDVFVARMLGVPEGGNACHNTYGNDTLAP; this comes from the coding sequence GTGCGTATCTCGGTCAAAGCGCCCGCCAAAATTAATCTTACGCTTGATGTACTGGCCAAACGTCCTGACGGTTATCACGAGGTGGAAATGGTGATGACTACAGTAGACCTGGCGGACCGGGTTGATCTAACCTTGCGCGATGACGGCTCTATTTCGCTGGATTGTTCAGCCAGCTTTGTGCCCGATGACAGCAGAAACCACGCTTACAAAGCGGCGGTGTTGCTGAAGGAACGCTTTCAAGTACCCGATGGAGTACATGTGTACATAGATAAACAGATCCCGGTAGCCGCCGGATTGGCAGGAGGAAGCAGCGATGCTGCCGCTGCGCTAAGAGGCCTCAATCAGCTCTGGAAGCTGGGGCTTACGTTGGACGAGCTGGCTGAAATCGGAGCGGAGATTGGCTCCGATGTACCGTTCTGCGTTTACGGCGGGACGGCCGTCGCTCGCGGCAGAGGAGAACAGATCACCCATTTGACGTCTCCTCCTCCGTGCTGGATTATCTTGGCGAAGCCGCCGATCGGCGTTTCTACGGCAGATGTATACGGCAATTTGCGCGTACAGGAGATTCAACACCATCCATCTACAGCAAACATGCTGCAAGCGATACAAGAACAAAATTTCTCCCAGATGTGCCGTTCGCTTGGCAATGTGCTTGAGGAAGTAACGCTGAACATGCATCCCCAGGTCCGTCAGATCAAAGAACTGATGGAGGCTTCCGGAGCGGACGGAGTCCTGATGTCGGGCAGCGGCCCCACTGTTTTTGCCCTCGTGCAAAAAGAGGCAAAGGTGCATCGCATCTACAATGCATTGCGCGGTTTTGTAAAGGATGTTTTCGTAGCCCGCATGTTGGGGGTTCCTGAAGGGGGAAATGCTTGCCATAACACGTATGGAAATGATACATTAGCACCATAA
- the rnmV gene encoding ribonuclease M5 → MKIKEVIVVEGRDDTAAIKRAVHADTIETGGSAINERTIQKIRLAQSKRGVIIFTDPDYQGERIRKIISRAVPGCKHAFITQADGTRKGDIGVENASVETIIRALQDVKSEMAESAGEITADDMLEHGLTSGSGSKERRIKLGERLGIGYANAKQMLSRLNAFQISKAEFLEAMAAIEEHKEDKS, encoded by the coding sequence ATGAAGATCAAAGAAGTCATTGTCGTAGAAGGCCGGGACGATACGGCTGCCATCAAGAGAGCTGTCCATGCAGATACGATCGAAACCGGCGGCTCGGCCATCAATGAACGGACGATCCAAAAGATTCGCCTGGCGCAAAGCAAGCGGGGCGTCATCATATTTACGGACCCTGATTACCAGGGAGAGCGGATTCGGAAAATCATCAGTCGCGCTGTACCAGGCTGCAAGCATGCCTTCATCACGCAGGCAGACGGCACCAGAAAAGGTGATATTGGCGTCGAGAACGCGTCAGTGGAGACGATCATCCGCGCGCTGCAGGATGTCAAAAGCGAAATGGCGGAGAGTGCGGGAGAAATCACAGCCGATGATATGCTGGAGCACGGGCTCACCTCCGGGTCCGGTTCCAAAGAGCGGAGAATCAAGCTGGGAGAGCGCCTCGGGATCGGTTACGCCAATGCCAAACAAATGCTTTCCCGCCTCAATGCGTTTCAAATCAGCAAAGCGGAATTTCTGGAAGCGATGGCAGCGATAGAAGAGCACAAGGAGGACAAGTCGTGA
- a CDS encoding PSP1 domain-containing protein, with translation MYEVVGVRFKKAGKIYYFDPDQLPIERDSSVIVETARGVEYGKVVIGRKQVDDSDVVLPLKKVIRMADDKDAKQVDENKQAAKNAFAVCQTKIKEHKLEMKLVDVEYTFDRNKIIFYFTADGRVDFRELVKDLASVFRTRIELRQIGVRDEAKMLGGIGPCGRLLCCSTFLGDFEPVSIKMAKDQNLSLNPAKISGLCGRLMCCLKYENDNYESTRDEMPDIGTVVTTPMGKGRVVSLNILDHSMQVELSDNSRIMEFTLDEVVTGQSAFEQ, from the coding sequence TTGTACGAGGTTGTAGGTGTCCGTTTTAAAAAAGCGGGCAAAATATATTATTTTGACCCTGATCAGTTGCCAATCGAGCGGGATTCTTCCGTTATTGTCGAGACTGCAAGAGGGGTGGAATACGGCAAAGTTGTCATCGGCCGCAAGCAGGTTGATGATTCTGACGTCGTTCTGCCATTGAAAAAAGTAATCCGAATGGCAGATGACAAGGATGCCAAGCAGGTGGACGAAAACAAACAGGCTGCCAAAAATGCCTTCGCCGTATGCCAGACCAAAATTAAGGAACACAAGCTGGAAATGAAGCTGGTTGATGTCGAATACACATTTGACAGAAATAAAATCATTTTCTATTTTACAGCTGATGGACGGGTAGACTTCCGTGAGCTGGTCAAGGATTTGGCCTCGGTTTTCCGTACCCGGATTGAACTGCGGCAGATCGGCGTGCGGGACGAAGCCAAAATGTTGGGCGGAATCGGCCCCTGTGGCCGCCTTCTCTGCTGCTCGACATTCCTGGGCGATTTTGAACCGGTGTCGATCAAGATGGCAAAAGATCAGAATCTGTCTCTGAACCCGGCAAAGATCTCCGGACTGTGCGGACGTCTGATGTGCTGTCTGAAATATGAGAATGATAATTATGAGAGCACCCGTGATGAAATGCCGGACATCGGCACTGTCGTGACGACGCCGATGGGCAAGGGACGCGTGGTCTCCTTGAATATTTTGGATCATTCGATGCAGGTTGAGCTCTCCGACAACAGTCGGATCATGGAATTTACGCTGGACGAAGTGGTCACGGGCCAATCTGCGTTCGAGCAATAG
- the metG gene encoding methionine--tRNA ligase, which yields MKPTYYITTPIYYPSNKLHIGNAYTTIAADTMARYKRLRGYDVFYLTGTDEHGQKLQERAAEDGKQPLEFIDPVVDWIRDLWEKLDISYDDFIRTTQPRHKVIVQKIFQRLLDQGDIYLGEYEGYYCVPDEAFWTETQCKTDKGYFCPDCGREVKKVKEQNYFFRLSKYQDRLLQHIEANPEFIQPETRRNEMINNFLKPGLQDLSVSRSTFDWGVKVPSDPGHVIYVWIDALANYITALGYLSEDDSKYQRYWPADVHLVGKDILRFHTIYWPILLMALDLPLPKKVFGHGWLLMPDGKMSKSKGNVIDPKLLIDRYGSDSVRYFLLREIQFGQDGVFTPESFIQRLNYDLANDIGNLLSRTTTMIEKYFDGAVPAPADKGEPDDSLIELATKTKALVEEHLDEMRFSNALAHIWELVGRTNKYIDETMPWNLAKSEETKGRLATVMYNLMESIRISSILIQPFMTKTPAKIWDQLGILDRPETYTWESAGVWGGLPAGSQVNRKELLFPRLDVEAELAFIDDSTAEARRQAEENKKKQEALKGEASVNETKNEAAAKAEAAEKPADSKEEIGIDDFGKVELRVAQVVECAKHPNADKLLILQLNLGYEKRQVVSGIAKYYTPEEMVGKKVILVANLKPVKLRGELSQGMILAASAGDQLTLATVDPSMPNGAIVK from the coding sequence TTGAAGCCGACTTATTACATTACAACGCCGATTTATTACCCCAGCAACAAGCTGCACATCGGAAACGCTTATACGACGATTGCAGCGGATACCATGGCTCGCTACAAAAGATTGCGCGGCTATGACGTTTTCTACCTGACGGGAACCGACGAGCACGGGCAGAAATTGCAGGAGAGAGCTGCAGAAGACGGCAAACAGCCGCTCGAATTCATCGATCCGGTGGTCGACTGGATTCGCGATCTGTGGGAGAAACTCGATATCTCCTACGACGATTTTATCCGCACGACCCAGCCGCGCCACAAAGTGATTGTGCAAAAGATTTTTCAGCGTCTTCTCGACCAGGGAGATATCTATTTGGGTGAATACGAGGGCTACTATTGTGTCCCGGATGAAGCCTTCTGGACAGAAACGCAATGCAAAACGGACAAAGGGTATTTTTGCCCGGACTGTGGACGCGAAGTCAAGAAAGTAAAAGAGCAAAACTATTTCTTCCGTCTCTCCAAATACCAGGATAGACTGCTGCAGCATATTGAGGCCAACCCTGAGTTTATCCAGCCAGAAACCCGCCGCAACGAGATGATCAATAATTTCCTCAAGCCGGGCCTTCAGGACTTGAGTGTCTCCCGCAGCACGTTTGACTGGGGGGTCAAGGTTCCCAGCGATCCGGGGCATGTGATCTACGTCTGGATTGACGCGCTGGCCAACTATATTACGGCACTGGGCTATCTGTCCGAAGATGACAGCAAATATCAGCGCTACTGGCCGGCAGACGTCCATCTCGTGGGTAAAGATATTCTCCGCTTCCATACCATCTACTGGCCGATCCTGTTGATGGCGCTTGATTTGCCGCTGCCGAAAAAAGTATTTGGCCACGGCTGGCTGCTGATGCCGGACGGCAAAATGTCCAAATCAAAAGGAAATGTGATCGATCCGAAACTGCTGATCGACCGCTATGGCTCAGACAGTGTGCGGTACTTCCTGCTTCGCGAGATTCAATTCGGTCAGGACGGTGTATTTACACCAGAGAGCTTTATCCAGCGCCTGAACTACGATTTGGCCAATGACATCGGCAATCTGCTCAGCCGTACGACAACCATGATTGAAAAATATTTCGACGGCGCTGTGCCTGCTCCAGCCGACAAAGGGGAGCCGGACGACAGCCTGATCGAGCTGGCCACCAAGACGAAGGCTCTCGTGGAGGAGCATCTGGACGAGATGCGTTTCAGCAACGCGCTTGCCCACATCTGGGAGCTGGTCGGTCGCACGAACAAATACATTGATGAGACCATGCCGTGGAATCTGGCGAAGTCCGAGGAGACCAAAGGCCGTCTCGCTACCGTCATGTACAACCTGATGGAGAGCATCCGTATCTCTTCGATTCTCATTCAGCCATTCATGACCAAGACCCCGGCAAAAATCTGGGATCAGCTGGGCATCCTGGACAGACCGGAAACCTACACCTGGGAGTCTGCCGGGGTATGGGGCGGACTGCCTGCAGGCAGCCAGGTCAATCGCAAAGAGCTGCTCTTCCCGCGTCTTGATGTAGAAGCGGAGCTGGCTTTTATTGATGATTCTACTGCCGAAGCCCGCCGTCAGGCCGAGGAAAACAAGAAGAAGCAAGAGGCGCTGAAAGGAGAAGCATCCGTGAACGAAACGAAAAATGAAGCTGCAGCAAAAGCGGAAGCAGCAGAAAAACCGGCTGACAGCAAAGAAGAAATCGGCATTGATGACTTTGGAAAAGTAGAGCTTCGCGTCGCACAGGTGGTCGAGTGCGCGAAACACCCGAATGCTGACAAGCTTTTGATCCTTCAGTTGAATTTGGGTTATGAAAAACGTCAGGTCGTCTCCGGGATTGCCAAATACTACACACCGGAAGAGATGGTAGGGAAAAAAGTGATTCTCGTAGCCAACCTGAAACCGGTAAAATTGCGTGGGGAACTGTCCCAAGGCATGATTTTGGCCGCTTCTGCCGGTGATCAACTGACGCTGGCAACCGTCGATCCAAGCATGCCGAACGGCGCGATTGTGAAATAG
- the yabA gene encoding DNA replication initiation control protein YabA yields the protein MDKREIFVKMASIEERIGELYQEIGELKDVIVVLMEENAQLLVENQHLRNRLDKKTTTTPPKQKRSEQVKADDAKKKVVGEGYDNLARLYAEGFHICNVHFGSLRKEGDCLFCLSFLSGVQK from the coding sequence GTGGACAAACGGGAAATCTTCGTCAAGATGGCTAGTATTGAGGAACGAATCGGCGAACTGTATCAAGAAATTGGTGAGTTAAAGGACGTCATCGTGGTCTTGATGGAGGAGAACGCCCAATTACTCGTTGAAAACCAGCACCTTCGCAACCGACTGGACAAAAAGACGACCACAACCCCACCGAAGCAAAAACGGTCGGAGCAGGTCAAAGCAGATGACGCCAAGAAAAAAGTAGTCGGGGAAGGATATGATAATCTGGCGCGTCTCTACGCGGAAGGCTTTCATATCTGCAATGTGCATTTTGGCAGTTTGCGAAAGGAAGGGGACTGCTTGTTCTGCCTCTCATTCCTCAGCGGCGTGCAGAAATAG
- a CDS encoding AbrB/MazE/SpoVT family DNA-binding domain-containing protein, giving the protein MMKSTGIVRKVDELGRVVIPIELRRTLGIAEKDALEIYVDGERIILKKYEPACIFCGNADRVSHFKGKIVCHDCLSEMPVGKR; this is encoded by the coding sequence ATGATGAAATCTACAGGTATTGTTAGAAAAGTGGACGAGCTGGGTCGTGTCGTAATTCCGATTGAATTGCGCCGTACACTGGGTATCGCTGAGAAGGATGCGTTGGAAATTTACGTGGACGGAGAGCGCATCATCCTGAAAAAGTACGAGCCTGCTTGTATCTTCTGTGGAAACGCTGATCGTGTATCTCACTTTAAAGGCAAAATCGTTTGCCATGACTGTCTTTCCGAAATGCCTGTAGGCAAACGCTAA
- the rsmI gene encoding 16S rRNA (cytidine(1402)-2'-O)-methyltransferase, protein MNIQRSFVGENTGVLYLVATPIGNLDDISVRCLETLRSVDVIACEDTRQTRKLLNHFQIDKRTVSYHEHNKEASGSGLLQWLEEGKKIALVSDAGLPAISDPGADLVRDAVAAGFAVIPVPGANAALTALIASGLPTERFVFCGFLPRENKDRRKELERLRYYPETLIFYEAPHRIVKTLEAMREEWGDRRAVLARELTKRYEEFARGTLDELAEHVQETEPRGEYCLIVEGYSQSAEKNPDEEQWWMQVTVVEHVDRYCDQGYSKKEAIKLAADDRGVSKRDVYNEYHREFPQQ, encoded by the coding sequence ATGAACATCCAGCGAAGTTTTGTAGGTGAAAATACGGGTGTGCTGTACCTGGTAGCGACGCCAATCGGCAATCTGGATGACATCTCCGTTCGTTGTCTGGAAACACTCCGTTCTGTGGACGTGATCGCCTGTGAGGATACAAGACAGACGCGAAAGCTGCTGAATCACTTTCAAATCGACAAGCGGACAGTCAGCTATCACGAGCATAATAAAGAGGCGAGTGGGAGCGGGCTGCTTCAATGGCTGGAAGAGGGCAAAAAGATTGCGCTGGTCAGCGACGCAGGATTGCCGGCGATTTCCGATCCGGGAGCGGATTTGGTCCGGGATGCGGTGGCCGCCGGATTTGCGGTTATACCCGTACCAGGAGCGAACGCAGCGTTGACCGCCCTGATCGCCTCGGGCTTGCCGACAGAACGGTTTGTCTTTTGCGGTTTTTTGCCGAGAGAGAACAAGGATCGCCGAAAAGAGCTGGAGCGCCTGCGGTACTATCCGGAAACGCTGATCTTTTATGAAGCTCCCCATCGGATTGTGAAAACGTTGGAAGCGATGCGGGAGGAATGGGGAGACAGGCGCGCTGTTTTGGCACGGGAGCTGACCAAGCGATACGAGGAATTTGCCCGTGGAACGCTGGACGAGCTTGCTGAGCACGTCCAAGAAACCGAACCGCGCGGCGAATACTGCCTGATCGTTGAGGGATACAGCCAATCAGCTGAAAAGAACCCCGATGAAGAGCAGTGGTGGATGCAGGTAACCGTGGTCGAACATGTCGACAGATATTGTGACCAGGGGTACAGCAAGAAAGAAGCGATCAAACTTGCTGCAGATGACAGAGGGGTATCGAAGCGGGATGTGTACAACGAGTACCACCGCGAATTTCCACAGCAATAA
- a CDS encoding GIY-YIG nuclease family protein, translated as MADEIPSHKSHFVYILRCADGTYYTGYTTEMERRIREHNEGKGAKYTRGRGPVELMYIEEGTDRSWGLRREEAIKRLSRDQKEGLIFQEKGRCE; from the coding sequence TTGGCAGACGAGATTCCCTCTCATAAAAGCCACTTTGTCTATATACTGCGTTGCGCGGATGGAACGTACTACACCGGGTATACGACCGAGATGGAAAGAAGAATCCGTGAGCATAACGAGGGAAAGGGAGCAAAATATACCAGAGGACGCGGTCCTGTGGAGCTGATGTATATAGAAGAAGGAACAGACCGTTCCTGGGGATTGCGACGAGAGGAAGCGATCAAACGGCTGTCTCGCGATCAAAAAGAAGGGTTGATCTTTCAGGAGAAAGGACGATGTGAATGA
- a CDS encoding tRNA1(Val) (adenine(37)-N6)-methyltransferase, which yields MDLEKNIPLYESERIDDLLTHEMKIIQSHEVFCFSMDAVLLARFASVPKRGRVLDFCTGNGAIPLIMTTRSPEAVFEGMEIQPRLHDMASRNVQLNQLQHRVTMHLGDVKEAVQQFGYGKFDLITCNPPYMPANSGEQNLSEHFAIARHEILLSLDDVIRVGSQLLKNGGKLALVHRSSRLIDIVTMMRTYGIEPKRMRLVYPRRDAEPNMVLIEGIRNGRPELRIQPPLIVYENGEEYCAELQEIYFGRRDSLS from the coding sequence ATGGATTTGGAGAAAAATATCCCGCTCTACGAGTCGGAGCGGATCGATGACCTGTTGACTCACGAGATGAAAATCATTCAAAGCCACGAAGTCTTTTGTTTCTCGATGGATGCGGTGCTTCTGGCCCGGTTTGCTTCCGTTCCGAAGCGCGGCAGAGTACTGGATTTCTGTACAGGAAACGGGGCGATCCCGCTGATCATGACAACACGTTCTCCCGAAGCCGTATTTGAGGGCATGGAAATTCAGCCGCGGCTGCATGACATGGCCAGCCGCAATGTGCAGTTGAACCAATTGCAGCATCGTGTCACCATGCATCTGGGAGATGTAAAGGAAGCGGTTCAGCAATTTGGCTATGGCAAATTCGACTTGATTACGTGCAATCCGCCGTACATGCCAGCCAACAGCGGAGAACAAAATCTCAGTGAGCATTTTGCGATTGCCCGTCACGAAATCCTGCTCTCGTTGGACGATGTCATTCGGGTGGGGAGCCAGCTGCTTAAAAATGGCGGCAAGCTTGCTTTGGTGCATCGCTCCTCTCGTCTGATCGATATTGTAACCATGATGCGCACATACGGGATCGAACCAAAGCGGATGCGTCTGGTTTATCCCAGACGTGATGCAGAGCCCAATATGGTCCTGATCGAAGGGATACGAAACGGCAGACCGGAGCTTCGCATCCAGCCCCCGCTGATTGTCTATGAAAACGGGGAGGAATACTGTGCAGAACTTCAGGAGATCTATTTTGGCAGACGAGATTCCCTCTCATAA
- the veg gene encoding biofilm formation stimulator Veg: MARNALLDIKRSLDGHIGERILLKANGGRRKTVERTGILEETYPSVFVVKLDDDQLFERVSYSYADILTETVELTVCRENEHIRITFVQQ; the protein is encoded by the coding sequence ATGGCAAGAAACGCGTTACTTGACATTAAACGCAGTTTAGACGGGCACATTGGCGAACGCATCCTACTTAAGGCCAATGGCGGTCGACGCAAGACCGTCGAACGGACGGGCATCCTCGAAGAAACGTACCCATCAGTTTTTGTTGTTAAGCTAGACGACGACCAATTGTTCGAACGGGTTTCATACAGCTATGCTGACATCTTGACGGAAACCGTCGAGTTAACCGTCTGCAGAGAGAATGAGCACATTCGCATTACTTTTGTTCAACAGTAG
- the rsmA gene encoding 16S rRNA (adenine(1518)-N(6)/adenine(1519)-N(6))-dimethyltransferase RsmA codes for MNASGKDIATPTRTKEVLEKYGFSFKKSLGQNFLIDTNILHNIVDAADLDQSKAVVEVGPGIGALTEQLCRAAGRVVAIEIDQRLLPILGDTLAPYDNVEVVHGDVLELDLKALFRDKLAGYEKASVVANLPYYVTTPILMKLLEERLPLENIVVMIQKEVAERIAARPGTKDYGSLSVAAQFYAETEVAMIVPASVFIPRPNVDSAVIRLKIRDRPPVEVEDEDLFFRVVRACFAQRRKTLLNNLMNGLFDKARKDEVIQMLNDLEIDPVRRGETLSIEEFARLANESIRRHLLGKK; via the coding sequence ATGAATGCCTCAGGAAAAGATATTGCAACCCCTACCCGAACAAAAGAGGTGCTGGAGAAATACGGCTTTTCCTTTAAAAAAAGTCTAGGCCAAAACTTCCTGATCGACACCAACATCTTGCACAATATTGTGGACGCAGCCGATTTGGATCAGAGCAAGGCGGTTGTGGAGGTGGGACCGGGAATCGGCGCCTTGACAGAGCAGTTATGCAGAGCTGCAGGGCGTGTGGTGGCCATCGAGATCGATCAGCGGCTGCTGCCCATTTTAGGTGACACGCTTGCTCCATACGACAATGTAGAGGTTGTCCATGGCGATGTGCTGGAACTGGACCTCAAGGCTCTTTTTCGGGACAAGCTGGCCGGCTATGAAAAAGCGAGTGTCGTGGCCAATCTACCTTATTATGTGACCACGCCCATCCTGATGAAGCTCCTTGAGGAACGGCTGCCTCTGGAAAACATCGTCGTCATGATCCAGAAGGAAGTGGCAGAGCGGATTGCAGCGAGGCCAGGGACGAAGGATTACGGCTCACTCAGTGTAGCTGCCCAATTCTACGCAGAAACGGAAGTCGCGATGATCGTGCCGGCCAGTGTCTTCATTCCTCGACCCAATGTAGACTCCGCCGTGATCCGCCTAAAAATTCGGGACCGCCCTCCTGTAGAGGTTGAAGATGAAGACCTGTTTTTCCGGGTCGTTCGGGCTTGCTTCGCCCAGCGGCGAAAGACGCTCTTGAACAATCTGATGAACGGTCTGTTTGACAAAGCGCGAAAAGACGAAGTGATACAGATGTTGAATGATTTGGAAATTGATCCGGTCCGACGAGGCGAAACTTTGTCGATTGAAGAATTTGCAAGGCTGGCAAACGAGTCAATTCGACGTCATTTGCTGGGAAAAAAATAA
- a CDS encoding 3D domain-containing protein, with protein MELRTVWERQKNRAIAILGGLALVLVPMIGYFSAQATQPKQVTFSLDGTIQKVGTKASTVEKFLAERNITVTEKDQLQPEPNTKIKNGTTITLHTSWAIPVQVDGQTKVVQTLKRDVSSVLQEAGIALGQQDRVEPGLGEALSKKSTIVVTRVEEKVVQLEEQVAFQELRRTDPVLSKGTTRVLQEGQEGKALAQYKLVTENGKEVSRELIKRDVITPKKDRIVAVGTAVAVQIDDSSNRVVATEAGMVSRGGKVFRPHKVLNGVTLTAYSPAGGGKSPNSPGYGRTATGVKAQPEHTIAVDPKVVPLGWWVFIDGIGYRRAEDTGGAIRGSKIDVFVGTEADAVQFGRKRNRTVYIIGPHKP; from the coding sequence ATGGAGTTACGCACGGTGTGGGAAAGGCAAAAGAACCGGGCAATCGCCATCTTAGGCGGCCTGGCTCTGGTGCTTGTTCCCATGATTGGCTATTTCTCTGCCCAAGCCACCCAGCCAAAACAGGTTACGTTTTCCTTGGACGGTACCATCCAAAAGGTAGGTACGAAAGCGTCAACCGTTGAAAAGTTTTTGGCTGAACGAAACATCACGGTAACGGAAAAAGATCAACTACAACCAGAACCTAACACCAAAATAAAAAACGGCACAACCATTACCTTACATACAAGCTGGGCAATACCTGTCCAGGTGGACGGGCAGACAAAAGTAGTGCAAACGCTGAAACGCGATGTATCCAGTGTGCTTCAGGAAGCGGGCATCGCACTCGGACAGCAGGACCGGGTAGAACCGGGACTGGGAGAGGCTCTTTCCAAGAAATCGACCATCGTCGTTACGCGCGTAGAGGAAAAAGTTGTACAGCTCGAAGAACAAGTAGCGTTTCAAGAGCTCCGTAGAACAGACCCTGTTCTCTCGAAAGGGACAACGCGTGTTTTACAGGAAGGTCAAGAAGGAAAAGCCCTCGCGCAGTACAAATTGGTCACGGAGAATGGCAAGGAAGTCTCACGTGAACTGATAAAGCGAGATGTCATCACACCAAAAAAAGATCGGATTGTAGCGGTCGGGACAGCCGTAGCTGTTCAGATCGACGACAGTTCGAATCGAGTCGTAGCAACCGAAGCGGGAATGGTCTCCCGCGGTGGAAAAGTGTTCCGGCCACACAAGGTCCTGAACGGGGTTACACTGACGGCCTATTCGCCGGCGGGAGGAGGGAAGTCTCCGAATTCGCCAGGCTACGGGCGTACAGCGACAGGAGTTAAGGCACAGCCAGAGCATACCATCGCGGTTGATCCGAAAGTTGTCCCTCTCGGATGGTGGGTATTTATTGACGGAATTGGCTACCGACGTGCTGAAGATACGGGGGGAGCCATTCGCGGCTCAAAGATCGACGTATTTGTTGGAACGGAAGCTGATGCTGTCCAGTTTGGACGCAAGCGAAACCGCACCGTCTATATTATCGGACCGCACAAACCGTAG
- a CDS encoding small, acid-soluble spore protein, alpha/beta type, whose protein sequence is MGRRRGIMSDEFKMELAKELGFYDTVKTEGWGAITTRDAGNLVKRAIQIAEEALAKQNTTDTR, encoded by the coding sequence ATGGGTCGCAGACGAGGCATTATGTCTGATGAGTTCAAGATGGAACTGGCCAAGGAACTGGGGTTTTACGATACAGTGAAAACCGAGGGATGGGGTGCCATCACCACGCGTGACGCAGGGAATCTGGTCAAACGCGCCATTCAGATTGCCGAAGAAGCGTTGGCGAAGCAAAATACCACAGATACTCGTTGA